One part of the Mariniblastus fucicola genome encodes these proteins:
- the dnaX gene encoding DNA polymerase III subunit gamma/tau, with the protein MSLPEANSTTSSANDQYQVVALRYRPQAFGDLVGQGHVAKALSNAIESNRVGHAYLFTGARGVGKTSSARIFAKCLNCEKGPTPTPCNECEICKSVSVGEDVDVLEIDGASNRGIDEIRQLRSNAAIRPGRGRYKIYIIDEVHMLTQQAFNALLKTLEEPPGHVKFIFCTTDPQKIPITVLSRCQRYDFSPVQPNEITNRLREIAENEGVKASDEALQLLARRANGSMRDSQSLLEQLFSFCGDDISVDEVHQLLGTTDMSRIAELASAMTAHDSKTTMNLIHQSIADGVDAGQLTGQLLGYFRDMMATHIGCGDEVLQSCSASDADGLREVGKQLGLQTMLTIVQILDTAVVRMQSSLHARVLLEVAAVRISNLEHLESISDLVNSLKNMPAGKAVVQTSGSVKKKVVDSATGRFASHGGAAPDSSADGGHSNGASSTATAAPTATQDSAATNNSAAAAPETPSNPETAKQPSANNSANPQNNRSPAQASSASASNGSQMAAATESSQSTSIASANKPAGGSSVANPANSAGSGLSPATALGATASPLASASTASEATATSEPPSGGSPSSLSALYRSALQSMGDMTADMASNFDTLKECSADHIEVALFDAMHRKMCSRTESKSKIEEAIYNLAGRRIRVDFVLSKNAPNRNNIAPTLSRVQQIRVLNDNEFVKQAVTIFDGQVADYFDPKSVQRS; encoded by the coding sequence ATGAGCCTTCCAGAAGCCAATTCGACTACCTCCAGTGCGAACGACCAGTATCAGGTTGTCGCTCTCCGCTACCGACCGCAGGCCTTTGGCGACCTTGTTGGCCAAGGCCACGTTGCCAAAGCCCTGTCCAACGCGATTGAATCCAATCGGGTTGGTCACGCCTACCTGTTTACCGGAGCGCGCGGAGTCGGCAAGACTTCGTCCGCGCGGATTTTCGCCAAATGCCTTAACTGCGAAAAAGGCCCGACTCCGACACCCTGCAACGAGTGCGAAATCTGCAAGTCGGTTTCCGTCGGCGAAGATGTGGATGTGCTGGAAATCGACGGTGCCAGCAACCGCGGCATCGATGAGATTCGTCAACTACGGTCCAATGCTGCGATTCGACCGGGCCGCGGTCGCTATAAGATTTACATTATCGACGAAGTTCACATGCTGACTCAGCAGGCTTTCAACGCGCTGCTGAAGACGCTGGAAGAACCGCCGGGACATGTGAAGTTCATCTTCTGCACAACGGACCCGCAAAAGATTCCGATCACGGTGCTGTCTCGCTGCCAAAGGTACGATTTCTCTCCGGTGCAACCGAACGAGATTACAAATCGGCTGCGTGAAATCGCGGAAAACGAAGGCGTGAAGGCCAGCGACGAGGCATTGCAATTGCTGGCCCGGCGAGCCAACGGTTCGATGCGAGATAGCCAGTCACTGTTAGAGCAGCTGTTTTCGTTTTGCGGCGACGACATCAGCGTTGACGAAGTCCATCAGCTTTTGGGCACGACGGACATGAGTCGCATTGCAGAGTTGGCGAGCGCGATGACGGCTCACGATTCGAAAACGACGATGAATCTGATTCACCAAAGCATTGCCGACGGCGTCGACGCGGGACAGTTGACGGGCCAGTTGTTGGGCTATTTTCGCGACATGATGGCCACGCATATCGGTTGCGGCGATGAGGTTTTACAAAGCTGTTCAGCCTCGGATGCTGACGGACTGCGCGAAGTCGGAAAGCAGCTGGGGTTGCAGACAATGCTGACGATCGTCCAGATTCTCGACACAGCAGTGGTGCGAATGCAGTCCAGCTTGCACGCGAGGGTGCTGTTGGAAGTCGCCGCAGTTCGAATTTCCAACCTGGAACACCTTGAATCGATTTCCGATTTGGTGAACTCGCTGAAGAATATGCCAGCCGGCAAAGCGGTGGTGCAAACTTCCGGGAGCGTAAAAAAAAAGGTAGTTGATTCGGCCACGGGCCGTTTTGCATCTCATGGCGGTGCAGCACCCGACAGTTCCGCGGACGGAGGGCACTCAAACGGTGCTTCTTCAACGGCAACCGCCGCTCCGACGGCGACCCAAGATTCAGCTGCAACGAACAATTCCGCAGCCGCTGCGCCAGAGACTCCATCGAATCCTGAAACCGCAAAACAGCCTTCGGCGAACAACTCCGCCAACCCGCAAAACAACCGATCGCCTGCGCAGGCGTCTTCGGCTTCCGCATCGAATGGCTCGCAAATGGCGGCAGCGACGGAAAGTTCGCAGTCGACCTCCATCGCAAGCGCAAACAAGCCTGCCGGCGGTTCGTCCGTCGCAAACCCGGCTAACTCCGCTGGCTCCGGTTTATCTCCCGCGACGGCACTGGGGGCTACAGCGTCGCCGCTCGCTTCAGCATCGACAGCGTCTGAAGCGACTGCAACATCAGAGCCCCCGAGCGGTGGTTCGCCAAGTAGCTTGAGCGCTCTTTATCGCTCAGCCCTTCAGTCGATGGGCGATATGACTGCCGACATGGCGTCGAACTTTGACACGCTCAAAGAATGTTCCGCAGATCACATCGAAGTCGCGTTGTTCGACGCGATGCATCGAAAAATGTGCTCGCGAACCGAGAGCAAGTCCAAGATCGAAGAGGCGATTTACAATTTGGCCGGGCGTCGCATCCGAGTCGACTTTGTGCTGTCAAAGAACGCTCCGAATCGGAACAACATTGCTCCAACGCTCTCACGCGTGCAGCAGATTCGCGTGCTCAACGACAACGAATTTGTCAAACAGGCGGTCACCATTTTCGACGGCCAGGTCGCGGACTATTTCGACCCGAAAAGCGTTCAACGAAGTTAG
- a CDS encoding Fur family transcriptional regulator produces MTTDPANLLRENGVQVTAQRVAVLRVVSAQPHSTADEVAVAVRAEIGAISRQAVYDALGILSEKHLIRRIQPAGSPALYEDRVGDNHHHVICRTCGKTADVDCAVGSAPCLNASCDSGFEIDEAEVIYWGTCPQCAASRNVET; encoded by the coding sequence ATGACCACAGATCCAGCCAATTTATTACGTGAAAACGGGGTTCAGGTCACCGCGCAGCGAGTCGCAGTGCTGAGGGTGGTATCCGCCCAACCGCATTCGACCGCCGATGAGGTGGCCGTTGCCGTTCGAGCTGAAATCGGAGCGATTTCCCGGCAGGCCGTCTATGACGCGTTGGGAATTCTCTCAGAAAAGCATCTCATTCGGCGAATCCAACCCGCAGGTTCACCGGCCCTTTATGAGGACCGAGTCGGTGACAATCACCATCACGTGATTTGTCGCACTTGTGGAAAGACCGCGGATGTTGACTGCGCCGTCGGATCGGCTCCTTGCCTGAACGCGTCTTGCGATTCAGGTTTTGAGATCGACGAAGCGGAAGTCATCTATTGGGGGACATGTCCTCAATGTGCGGCGTCGCGGAATGTAGAGACTTAG
- the rsgA gene encoding ribosome small subunit-dependent GTPase A, which produces MAKKKKGKQVRASFRKRQNTRVRKRDFTKEFNEDADGLSDQRTAERVSGKGDLTRKRTIVGSDAETDASGFEVELDVDAADSLRGRVLRVHGLSSFVSDANGKVWNCSVRGVLKSLSTDLQHVVVAGDYVTIRQFEGSETDQAVIVRVEPRRNQISRTSRKRQQIIVSNVDRALIVASAKEPGLKPNLIDRFLVTAEQAGITPVIVINKADLVDTADLQPAIGVWCQMGYRVILTSTITGQGVQELRRVVHGRDCVVAGQSGVGKSSILNAIEPGLELRVSKVSSENQKGRHTTTTAQLIPLSVKPDESNDVIGQDDDSEGDEYASLYRKGHLIDTPGIRQMQLWDVIPEEVAGYFRDIRPFINECRFPNCSHTHEDDCAIKWAVADGKIDARRYESYCSIRYGDEP; this is translated from the coding sequence ATGGCCAAAAAGAAAAAAGGCAAACAAGTCCGAGCCAGTTTTCGCAAGCGTCAGAATACGCGGGTTCGGAAACGTGACTTCACGAAAGAGTTCAACGAAGACGCTGACGGGCTGAGCGATCAACGGACTGCGGAGCGGGTCTCTGGCAAAGGCGACCTGACGCGGAAGCGAACGATTGTCGGATCGGATGCCGAAACTGACGCCTCCGGATTCGAGGTTGAATTGGACGTCGACGCAGCAGACTCTCTACGAGGCCGCGTTTTGCGAGTTCACGGATTGAGCAGCTTCGTCAGCGATGCCAACGGCAAAGTCTGGAACTGCTCCGTTCGTGGCGTGCTCAAGTCGCTTTCTACCGATCTGCAGCACGTCGTCGTGGCAGGAGACTACGTGACGATTCGCCAGTTCGAGGGCAGTGAAACCGATCAGGCGGTTATCGTGCGGGTCGAACCGCGTCGAAATCAAATTAGCCGTACCAGTCGTAAACGGCAGCAGATTATCGTTTCCAATGTCGATCGTGCCCTAATTGTTGCCAGCGCAAAAGAACCGGGCTTGAAACCGAACCTGATCGATCGATTTTTGGTAACGGCAGAGCAAGCCGGAATCACGCCAGTAATCGTGATTAACAAAGCCGACCTCGTTGATACCGCGGACTTGCAACCGGCGATCGGAGTCTGGTGCCAGATGGGTTACCGCGTGATTTTGACGTCGACGATCACAGGGCAGGGCGTTCAGGAGTTGCGTCGCGTGGTTCACGGTCGCGACTGTGTTGTGGCGGGCCAGAGCGGTGTGGGAAAGAGTTCGATTCTCAACGCGATCGAACCGGGACTTGAACTTCGCGTCAGCAAGGTCAGTAGTGAAAATCAAAAAGGTCGCCATACGACAACAACGGCTCAGCTGATTCCACTATCCGTCAAGCCGGACGAATCGAACGACGTCATAGGGCAAGACGATGATTCCGAAGGCGATGAATATGCGTCGCTCTATCGAAAAGGTCACTTGATTGACACACCTGGAATTCGACAGATGCAGCTCTGGGACGTGATCCCGGAAGAAGTCGCTGGATACTTTCGCGATATTCGACCGTTCATCAATGAATGTCGCTTCCCGAATTGCAGTCATACGCATGAGGACGACTGTGCGATCAAGTGGGCCGTTGCCGATGGTAAGATCGACGCCAGACGATACGAAAGCTACTGCTCGATTCGCTACGGCGACGAACCCTGA
- the katG gene encoding catalase/peroxidase HPI yields the protein MATSAHATTELAKTAMAKAAPAAAKAVAPAAPAPQVHIAYANRDWWPNQLRLDVLHQNTPNSSPLGADFDYAAEFQKLDLAEVKKDIEEVLTTSQDWWPADYGHYGPFMIRLAWHSAGTYRTNDGRGGASSGTIRFAPLNSWPDNGNLDKARRVLWPVKKKYGNKLSWADLIILTGNVSLESMGFETFGFSGGRADVWAPESEIYWGPESEWLADNRYSADKQLENPLAASQMGLIYVNPQGPNGKPDPLAAAVDIRLTFGRMAMNDEETVALIAGGHTFGKAHGAADPAKFVDVEPEAAGLEMQGLGWKNSFGKGNGSDTITSGLEGAWTSTPAQWSTGYFDNLFGFEWELTKSPAGALQWKPKDGGGEGSVPDAHIANKSHAPMMFTTDISMKVDPIYGPISKRFHENPEEFEKAFAKAWYKLTHRDMGPHVLCLGPEVPEAQLWQDPIPKVDYEVIGDADIKTLKGKILESNLSVSQLVSAAWASASTFRGTDKRGGANGARIRLAPQKDWAVNQPAELAKVITALEKVQADFNTGGKQVSMADLIVLGGCVGVEKAAKEAGHEIEVPFTPGRADTTAELTDVDSFDVLEPKVDGFRNYMTDYGQRRRPEEMLVDRAHLLTLSAPEMTVLVGGLRVLDPNFGNSEVGVLTDRKGALTNDFFVNLLDSGVIWKKAPKGENMYEGLDADTGDVRWKATGVDLVLGSNSQLRALSEVYACSDSGDQFVKDFVKAWDKVMNLDRFDLK from the coding sequence ATGGCGACATCTGCCCACGCGACTACTGAACTTGCCAAAACTGCGATGGCGAAAGCTGCACCAGCGGCGGCCAAGGCCGTGGCGCCTGCTGCTCCCGCGCCTCAGGTTCACATTGCGTACGCGAACCGTGATTGGTGGCCGAACCAGCTTCGGCTGGACGTCCTTCATCAGAACACGCCCAACAGCAGCCCGCTTGGAGCGGACTTCGACTACGCGGCCGAGTTCCAAAAACTTGATCTCGCCGAAGTCAAAAAAGACATCGAAGAAGTGCTCACGACCTCACAGGATTGGTGGCCAGCCGACTACGGTCACTACGGTCCATTCATGATCCGTCTTGCGTGGCACAGCGCTGGTACTTACCGAACCAATGATGGTCGCGGTGGTGCTTCGTCTGGAACGATTCGTTTCGCACCGCTCAATAGCTGGCCGGACAACGGAAACCTCGACAAAGCGCGTCGCGTGCTGTGGCCGGTCAAGAAAAAGTATGGCAACAAACTTTCGTGGGCAGACCTGATCATTTTGACAGGCAACGTTTCCCTTGAGTCGATGGGTTTTGAGACTTTCGGCTTCTCGGGCGGACGCGCCGACGTTTGGGCACCGGAATCTGAGATCTACTGGGGCCCGGAAAGCGAATGGTTGGCTGACAACCGCTATTCGGCTGACAAACAGCTCGAAAATCCGCTGGCAGCGTCTCAAATGGGCCTGATCTACGTCAACCCACAAGGTCCTAACGGCAAGCCGGATCCTCTCGCTGCTGCGGTTGATATCCGATTGACGTTTGGGCGCATGGCGATGAACGACGAAGAAACCGTCGCCCTGATCGCCGGTGGTCACACGTTTGGAAAAGCTCATGGTGCTGCTGATCCAGCCAAATTCGTGGACGTCGAGCCTGAAGCGGCCGGTCTGGAAATGCAGGGTCTCGGCTGGAAGAACTCGTTTGGAAAAGGCAACGGATCGGACACGATTACCAGTGGCCTCGAAGGCGCCTGGACATCAACTCCGGCCCAATGGTCAACCGGTTACTTCGATAACCTTTTCGGTTTCGAGTGGGAATTGACCAAGAGCCCGGCGGGCGCATTGCAATGGAAGCCGAAAGACGGTGGCGGCGAAGGCTCTGTTCCTGACGCTCACATTGCGAACAAGTCACATGCTCCGATGATGTTCACGACGGACATCTCAATGAAAGTGGATCCAATCTACGGTCCAATTTCAAAACGCTTTCATGAGAATCCGGAAGAGTTCGAAAAAGCGTTCGCCAAAGCCTGGTACAAGCTTACGCATCGTGACATGGGGCCGCACGTTCTGTGTTTGGGACCTGAAGTTCCGGAAGCACAATTGTGGCAGGATCCGATTCCAAAAGTCGATTACGAAGTAATCGGCGACGCGGACATCAAGACGCTCAAAGGCAAAATTCTTGAATCCAACCTTTCGGTATCTCAGCTTGTTTCTGCAGCTTGGGCTTCGGCTTCAACGTTCCGCGGAACGGACAAGCGTGGTGGTGCCAACGGTGCTCGTATTCGCTTGGCTCCACAGAAAGACTGGGCTGTCAATCAACCGGCTGAGCTGGCAAAGGTCATCACGGCTCTGGAGAAAGTTCAGGCTGATTTCAACACCGGCGGTAAGCAGGTTTCAATGGCGGACTTGATCGTGTTGGGCGGTTGCGTTGGTGTTGAGAAAGCTGCCAAAGAAGCTGGCCACGAGATCGAAGTCCCGTTTACTCCGGGACGTGCAGACACGACTGCAGAGCTTACCGACGTCGATTCATTCGATGTGCTTGAGCCAAAAGTCGATGGCTTTCGCAACTATATGACCGACTACGGACAACGTCGCCGACCGGAAGAAATGTTGGTCGACCGGGCTCATTTGCTGACGCTGTCGGCTCCTGAGATGACCGTGTTGGTGGGCGGACTTCGCGTGCTCGATCCAAACTTCGGCAATTCCGAAGTCGGAGTGCTGACGGATCGTAAAGGCGCTCTGACCAATGATTTCTTCGTCAATCTGCTGGATTCCGGGGTCATCTGGAAGAAAGCTCCCAAGGGCGAAAACATGTACGAAGGCCTCGACGCAGACACGGGCGACGTTCGCTGGAAAGCAACGGGCGTGGACCTCGTTCTCGGGTCGAACTCGCAATTGCGTGCGTTGTCGGAAGTCTACGCGTGCAGCGATTCAGGAGACCAGTTCGTGAAAGATTTCGTCAAAGCCTGGGACAAGGTGATGAATCTCGATCGCTTTGATCTAAAGTAG
- a CDS encoding carboxypeptidase M32 produces MDDKTRYEELCTQVRETALLQSTAALLEWDQQTGLPAKADEYRCQQMTFLAGEIHRRNTDPKLGEALEQLSDSELVADPESDAATVVRNLKREFDRNVRVPADLVKELAKATSAGHNIWVKARKEDDFASFAPTLQNIIALSQQKADAIGFEDCRYDALLDEYEPGAKTAEVDQVLGGLRDALVPLIDQLKGSETQPSGKMLHRSYPINAQKEFAREASEKIGFDYSRGRLDETHHPFCTEIGPHDCRILTRYDESFFSAGFFGTLHEAGHGMYEQGLRSDQHGLPTGRYCSLGIHESQSRLWENLVGRSYAFWKHFYPVAQQRFPQSLGDQSLDDFFAAINVVEPSLIRVEADEATYNLHIIIRFELERDLIDGTLAVDDLADAWNAKYESSLGIIPPSFADGVLQDVHWSAGLFGYFPTYSLGNLYASQFFAAAQAECGDLAKPFANGEFSELKKWLNERVHHHGQSYSSPELAKKVTGQALSHDALITDLRNKLLPVYGL; encoded by the coding sequence ATGGACGACAAAACTCGATACGAAGAACTTTGCACGCAAGTCCGCGAAACGGCGCTGCTACAGTCGACTGCGGCGCTGCTTGAATGGGATCAGCAAACCGGTTTGCCGGCGAAGGCGGATGAGTATCGTTGTCAGCAGATGACGTTTCTCGCTGGCGAAATCCATCGGCGGAACACAGACCCGAAGCTTGGCGAAGCCCTCGAACAGCTTTCGGATTCCGAACTGGTCGCCGATCCGGAGTCCGACGCGGCGACTGTGGTGCGGAATTTGAAACGGGAGTTCGACCGAAATGTTCGCGTGCCCGCGGATCTTGTGAAAGAGCTTGCGAAGGCAACATCGGCAGGACACAACATCTGGGTCAAGGCTCGCAAAGAGGATGACTTTGCTTCGTTCGCTCCAACGCTGCAAAACATCATTGCGCTTTCGCAACAAAAGGCCGACGCGATCGGTTTCGAAGACTGTCGCTACGACGCGTTGCTGGACGAATACGAACCCGGAGCAAAAACGGCCGAAGTCGATCAGGTGCTGGGTGGATTGCGCGACGCACTGGTTCCACTGATCGATCAACTCAAAGGTAGCGAGACTCAACCGTCGGGCAAGATGCTGCACCGAAGCTACCCGATCAATGCACAGAAGGAATTCGCTCGCGAAGCGTCGGAGAAAATTGGTTTCGACTACAGCCGAGGTCGCCTTGATGAGACTCATCATCCTTTCTGCACCGAGATCGGTCCTCACGACTGTCGAATTTTGACTCGCTACGACGAATCGTTTTTCAGCGCGGGATTCTTTGGAACGCTTCACGAAGCCGGACACGGAATGTACGAACAGGGTCTTCGCAGCGACCAACATGGATTGCCCACCGGAAGGTACTGTTCGTTGGGGATTCATGAATCGCAGTCGCGACTGTGGGAAAATCTTGTCGGCCGCTCCTACGCGTTTTGGAAGCACTTTTATCCCGTGGCTCAACAGCGTTTTCCTCAATCGCTTGGCGATCAGTCGCTGGACGATTTTTTCGCCGCGATCAACGTTGTGGAGCCCTCGTTAATTCGCGTCGAAGCGGACGAAGCGACCTACAACTTGCACATCATTATTCGATTTGAGCTTGAGCGAGATTTGATCGACGGCACCCTTGCGGTGGACGATCTGGCAGACGCCTGGAATGCGAAATACGAGTCCTCGCTGGGTATCATCCCACCGTCATTTGCGGACGGTGTTCTCCAGGATGTCCACTGGAGTGCCGGACTTTTTGGCTATTTCCCAACCTACTCGCTGGGCAATCTCTACGCCAGCCAGTTCTTTGCGGCGGCACAGGCAGAATGCGGAGACTTGGCGAAACCTTTCGCAAACGGAGAGTTCAGCGAGTTGAAAAAGTGGCTCAATGAGCGGGTTCACCATCACGGCCAATCGTACTCGTCACCGGAGTTGGCGAAGAAAGTGACCGGGCAGGCTTTGTCGCACGACGCGTTGATAACGGATTTGCGAAATAAGCTACTTCCAGTTTACGGACTGTAG
- a CDS encoding trypsin-like peptidase domain-containing protein — MGLLDIFEQILQPQKQPSRNSGGGRSAGQSRGVRLPDLDPTPRVGDGGIGDVMHSVVQVVALREGFMGGMSSAWTGSGTIVHPQGVILTNCHVANPRAMGMSSPPADRLGIAITEESDRAPALSYFGECVCYDADLDLAVIRIVCDVKGRKVRKLNLPSVAIGDSDELDLGDRISIFGYPGIGGENVTFTSGSVSGFSKEKGVRHPRAWIKTDATIAGGNSGGTAVCPKGFLVGVPTQAAAGTGITPVDARPVLDTNRDGKIDQRDTPMAIGGFINGLRPVNLAIPLLEKAGMRIGDDRGPSSDMPEHKPAPIRGFDFDLVREKPEFSNLLFSTRVTDDGRPIYPTSSIPAGVDEVYASFDFDNLRNGIAWSVVWMNEGKVIIEQKDTWDDGEEGRKTVKIANQRGVPNGKYTLVVGIKEEIALEGEMHVGPLVDESDSEISGRVVDGESGRGIDGALVIVLKPRVEMRQFLSSRRESDVQSSTETDREGSFQLPEQLPKGNAYSMVIAARGFKPLTVEHALRVSAGAPEHANIGDIELERD; from the coding sequence ATGGGACTTTTAGATATCTTCGAGCAAATTCTCCAGCCACAAAAGCAGCCCAGTCGCAACTCGGGTGGCGGTCGCAGCGCTGGACAAAGTCGTGGAGTCCGACTTCCGGATCTGGATCCAACTCCCAGGGTCGGTGACGGTGGCATTGGAGACGTGATGCACTCGGTCGTGCAAGTCGTCGCGTTGCGTGAAGGTTTTATGGGCGGCATGTCTTCGGCATGGACCGGTTCGGGAACAATCGTTCATCCGCAAGGAGTCATCCTGACCAACTGCCACGTCGCCAACCCGCGGGCGATGGGCATGTCGTCGCCGCCGGCAGACCGGTTGGGGATTGCCATCACCGAGGAATCGGATCGTGCTCCGGCGCTTTCCTACTTCGGTGAATGTGTCTGTTATGACGCGGATCTTGATCTTGCCGTGATTCGCATCGTGTGCGACGTGAAAGGACGGAAGGTCAGAAAGCTCAATCTTCCTTCGGTTGCTATAGGAGACAGCGACGAACTGGATCTTGGCGACCGAATCTCAATCTTTGGCTATCCCGGAATCGGAGGCGAGAATGTAACGTTTACGTCGGGTAGCGTTTCCGGATTCTCAAAAGAAAAAGGCGTGCGACATCCTCGGGCGTGGATTAAAACCGACGCGACAATCGCGGGCGGAAACTCAGGTGGCACCGCGGTGTGCCCCAAAGGGTTCCTGGTCGGCGTGCCAACTCAAGCGGCTGCCGGAACCGGGATTACTCCTGTCGATGCACGACCTGTGCTGGACACGAATCGAGACGGAAAGATCGACCAGCGAGACACGCCGATGGCGATCGGTGGTTTCATCAACGGGCTTCGTCCCGTCAATCTGGCAATTCCGCTGCTGGAAAAAGCCGGGATGCGAATTGGCGATGACCGTGGTCCGTCGTCTGACATGCCGGAGCACAAACCGGCGCCGATTCGTGGCTTTGATTTCGATCTGGTTCGTGAGAAGCCCGAGTTTTCGAACTTGCTGTTTTCAACACGCGTTACCGACGACGGCCGACCGATCTATCCGACGTCCAGTATCCCCGCCGGAGTCGATGAAGTTTACGCTTCTTTCGATTTCGACAACCTGCGAAATGGGATTGCCTGGAGTGTCGTTTGGATGAACGAGGGCAAAGTCATCATCGAGCAGAAGGATACCTGGGACGATGGCGAGGAAGGCCGCAAGACGGTCAAGATCGCGAACCAGCGAGGTGTTCCAAACGGAAAATACACTTTGGTCGTCGGGATCAAGGAAGAGATTGCTCTTGAAGGCGAAATGCACGTCGGACCGCTGGTCGATGAATCTGACAGTGAAATCTCTGGTCGCGTGGTCGACGGCGAATCCGGACGAGGCATCGACGGTGCGTTGGTAATCGTGCTCAAACCTCGCGTCGAAATGCGTCAATTTCTTTCGTCACGAAGAGAATCAGACGTCCAAAGCTCAACTGAGACGGATCGTGAAGGTTCATTTCAGTTGCCCGAACAACTCCCCAAAGGCAATGCGTATAGTATGGTTATCGCGGCAAGGGGATTTAAGCCGTTGACGGTCGAGCATGCTTTGCGTGTTAGTGCAGGTGCTCCCGAGCATGCCAATATCGGCGACATTGAGCTCGAAAGAGATTGA
- a CDS encoding response regulator: MTRILSIQNSADNTAQNLWNDSQIEVTEIADFRNALSLIMEKRYDGVYFSGVPECLTKGLSGSEVLDCIPMGVALLDQQNRIIFANKRLTGWFPDQEFVGLNFYEAVGSPSIIGSEPSPLSSAVARSKRCEAEIQIGDRYFVMSVTPVIRENEKVEQLVVSLFESTETTEQRQKLTALHQAGVALADLRPEEIYEMEIEERIELLKDNIIHYTNDLLDFDVIEVRLVDPKSKLMTPLLSVGINSGVAERPLFAKATENGVTGFVAATGKSYLCEDTTNDPIYLDGLMGAKSSLTVPLKHHNEVIGSFNIESPEVGRFTESDLRFVECFAHDIANAINTLNLLNAQQTNTALRSVEAVRSAVALPVDQILNDAVQAIGAYIGHDPAVTARLSAILENARTIKKAIQAVGQEMTCTEEIPQCVKPDSHPLLFNKRILVIDADKEVRSSAHMLLEKYGCVVETACEGREAILMVKNSGDASSYDAIIADIRLPDIGGYELLIKLREFVPNPPLVLMTGFGYDPGHSIVKAREAGLRANAVLFKPFRLDQLLKICEETVLHFDSQAAK, from the coding sequence GTGACGCGAATTCTTTCCATCCAGAACTCCGCCGACAACACGGCGCAGAATCTCTGGAACGACTCTCAGATCGAAGTTACCGAAATCGCTGACTTTCGGAACGCATTGTCGCTGATTATGGAGAAACGCTACGACGGCGTTTACTTTTCAGGCGTACCCGAATGTCTGACGAAGGGGCTGAGCGGATCGGAAGTGCTGGACTGCATTCCGATGGGCGTCGCTCTGCTCGATCAGCAGAACCGAATCATTTTTGCAAACAAAAGGCTGACAGGCTGGTTTCCGGACCAAGAGTTTGTCGGCCTTAATTTTTACGAAGCCGTCGGCAGTCCCAGCATCATTGGTTCGGAGCCGAGTCCGCTGAGTTCTGCGGTCGCGCGGAGCAAACGCTGCGAAGCCGAGATTCAGATTGGCGATCGATATTTCGTGATGTCGGTCACGCCGGTGATTCGCGAGAACGAAAAAGTCGAACAGTTGGTGGTTTCGCTTTTTGAGTCGACCGAAACGACCGAACAGCGGCAGAAGTTGACAGCGTTGCATCAAGCCGGTGTGGCGTTGGCCGATCTTCGCCCCGAAGAAATCTACGAGATGGAGATCGAGGAGCGCATTGAGCTGCTCAAAGACAACATCATCCATTACACCAACGACTTGTTGGACTTTGACGTGATCGAAGTTCGCTTGGTCGATCCGAAATCCAAACTGATGACGCCGCTTCTGTCAGTCGGCATCAACTCCGGCGTTGCCGAGCGTCCGTTGTTTGCGAAAGCCACTGAAAATGGCGTGACTGGTTTCGTTGCCGCGACTGGTAAGAGCTATCTTTGTGAGGACACGACCAACGATCCGATCTATCTTGACGGCTTGATGGGCGCCAAAAGTTCGCTAACGGTGCCGCTGAAACATCACAACGAAGTGATTGGCTCGTTCAACATCGAGAGTCCGGAAGTCGGCCGATTTACCGAAAGCGATTTGCGTTTCGTAGAATGTTTTGCTCACGACATCGCCAACGCGATCAATACGCTGAACTTGCTCAACGCACAACAGACCAACACGGCGCTTCGCAGCGTCGAAGCCGTTCGATCAGCCGTCGCCCTTCCCGTCGACCAAATTCTCAATGACGCGGTGCAAGCAATCGGTGCTTACATCGGTCACGATCCAGCGGTCACGGCGCGGCTGAGTGCAATTCTCGAAAACGCACGAACGATCAAGAAAGCGATCCAGGCGGTCGGCCAGGAAATGACCTGCACAGAAGAAATTCCGCAATGCGTCAAACCTGACTCGCATCCGTTGCTCTTCAACAAGCGAATATTGGTTATCGATGCGGATAAAGAAGTCCGCAGTTCTGCTCACATGCTGCTGGAGAAATACGGCTGTGTGGTTGAAACCGCTTGCGAGGGCCGTGAGGCGATTTTGATGGTGAAGAACTCGGGGGACGCCAGTTCTTACGACGCGATTATCGCTGACATTCGCCTGCCCGATATCGGTGGCTACGAACTGTTGATCAAGCTTCGGGAGTTTGTGCCCAATCCGCCGCTGGTTCTTATGACGGGTTTTGGTTACGACCCAGGCCATTCGATTGTTAAAGCTCGCGAAGCAGGCCTTCGCGCGAACGCGGTATTGTTCAAGCCATTTCGTCTCGATCAGCTTCTGAAGATTTGCGAAGAAACCGTTTTGCATTTTGATTCGCAAGCAGCCAAATAA